The proteins below come from a single Camelus bactrianus isolate YW-2024 breed Bactrian camel chromosome 2, ASM4877302v1, whole genome shotgun sequence genomic window:
- the LRRC66 gene encoding leucine-rich repeat-containing protein 66, whose protein sequence is MKNLCLRVITMVIGLYFTGTMTNPSRKSSILFNSKCQWNGYLLTNCSFAGKHEIPVDMSQIAATVDAVSSNFFKVLLQTHMKKEEWTIRHLDLSNNLISKVTLSSFAHFHALEILNLSNNAIHSVSLDLPSLKSSWVKRHRSSLRNGLPFLKLLILQRNKLSHIPKGLWKLKSLQSLDLSFNGISQIGLSDFHNCLQLENLHLKSNKIFRIHPEAFKDLKKLQVVDLSNNALTAVLPVMIIALELPHLEADLADNQWQCDYSVAVFHKFISESWREKWNVICNKSIGKEEAYWWTTKRVSRETQLHPTNLNPMKSLLRSTGERPGEARFSTPGKKDPVGSDARERPRRLPRWVKSAGEEQTAGRMGRTPQDLTLAVCLAVFITFFVAFCLGAFARPYVDRLWQQRCRKKSPGSGNLYSNPGFYNEIEAAGVRQQPRMDLHQTSHDQNLHENQNSFWVTEASPYAAVNPERTLAPSRKEPGGRQGREHFADHTRTKDSTLPYHGGAGPLLHQHSNARDPQPLLAGQDHIYRNEIPGEVNYDTVAQEGALSERSMGRPAAPARSQSDLSSVSKDSDELGPPPPREMTAPLSQMLVHTEALRTGENEGRGGTELSLPEFSKERQVRAYVNSLSAQQQRIRGLRAAGELPTHYSGATLTDPGDTDWSPPASPPGRGPDLPVTPSNKEPVQKHPPDCQYESDTNSDSDEGSLFTLSSTSSEDTRHVSEKEAHGEGSCRASKTLEDEDSGERTDNVTYQNILGKEDSCENQEDRFEKTLTSGPDSGLWETRLESASTTGRSEDPLTLPGSLSSSPCSDEIPGVSVYDYIAALQSEPVEWHCSLRDLEFSNGDIVPQTPPHSAEVSSDSDESSCPDGDADICK, encoded by the exons ATGAAAAACCTATGTTTGAGAGTCATTACCATGGTGATAGGTCTTTATTTTACTGGCACAATGACAAACCCATCTagaaaaagtagtattttattcAATTCCAAGTGCCAGTGGAATGGATATCTTCTGACAAATTGTTCTTTTGCTGGAAAGCATGAGATACCTGTGGACATGTCACAGATAGCAGCCACGGTGGATGCTGTAAGTTCCAATTTCTTCAAGGTTCTCTTACAAACTCACatgaaaaaagaagaatggaCTATAAGACATCTGGACCTCAGTAACAATCTCATATCAAAAGTAACCTTGAGCTCTTTCGCGCATTTTCATGCTCTGGAAATATTAAACCTCAGCAACAACGCCATCCACTCCGTGTCATTGGATCTGCCCAGTCTTAAGTCCTCGTGGGTGAAACGCCACAGAAGCAGCTTGAGAAATGGGCTTCCATTTCTAAAGTTGCTCATTCTTCAAAGAAATAAACTCAGTCATATACCCAAGG GGCTATGGAAACTGAAGTCATTACAGAGTTTGGATCTGTCCTTCAATGGGATATCACAAATTGGTCTGTCTGATTTTCATAACTGCCTGCAACTGGAAAACCTCCATTTAAAGAGCAACAAGATATTCAGAATTCATCCAGAAGCCTTCAAGGACCTGAAAAAATTACAG GTGGTAGACCTCAGCAACAATGCGCTGACCGCCGTCCTGCCAGTGATGATCATTGCTCTAGAACTTCCCCACCTGGAGGCTGACTTGGCTGATAACCAATGGCAGTGTGACTACAGCGTGGCAGTCTTCCACAAGTTTATTTCTGAATCCTGGAGGGAAAagtggaatgtaatttgcaacaaGTCTATAG ggaaggaggaggcatACTGGTGGACCACCAAAAGAGTTTCCAGAGAGACCCAGCTTCATCCCACGAACCTGAATCCTATGAAGAGCCTCCTGAGGAGCACAGGTGAGAGGCCCGGGGAAGCGCGCTTTTCTACTCCGGGGAAGAAGGACCCTGTGGGCTCTGATGCCAGGGAGAGGCCGAGACGGCTGCCAAGGTGGGTGAAGAGTGCCGGGGAGGAGCAGACAGCTGGCAGGATGGGACGCACTCCCCAGGACCTCACCCTGGCCGTCTGCCTGGCCGTGTTCATCACGTTCTTCGTGGCTTTCTGCCTGGGCGCTTTTGCAAGGCCTTATGTGGACAGACTGTGGCAACAGAGATGCCGGAAAAAAAGTCCAGGCTCAGGTAACTTGTACTCAAACCCGGGCTTCTACAATGAGATCGAAGCTGCAGGAGTCAGACAGCAGCCAAGGATGGATCTGCACCAAACTTCCCATGATCAAAACCTCCATGAGAACCAAAACTCTTTCTGGGTGACAGAGGCCAGCCCATACGCTGCTGTCAATCCTGAGAGAACACTGGCACCCAGCAGAAAGGAGCCTGGTGGCCGGCAGGGCCGGGAACACTTCGCAGACCACACTAGGACAAAGGACAGCACGCTTCCATATCACGGTGGGGCCGGGCCCCTTCTCCACCAACACTCAAATGCCCGTGATCCCCAACCACTGTTGGCGGGACAGGACCACATCTACAGGAATGAAATCCCTGGAGAAGTAAATTATGACACTGTGGCCCAGGAAGGTGCCCTCAGTGAGCGTTCCATGGGTCGCCCTGCAGCACCTGCCAGATCACAAAGTGACCTCAGCTCAGTCTCTAAGGATTCCGACGAGTTAGGTCCCCCTCCCCCAAGAGAAATGACAGCTCCCCTCTCTCAGATGCTAGTGCACACAGAAGCGCTGAGGACTGGAGAGAATGAGGGAAGAGGGGGCACTGAACTCTCACTTCCGGAGTTTTCTAAGGAGAGGCAAGTGAGGGCTTATGTCAACTCACTGAGTGCACAGCAGCAGAGGATCAGGGGCCTCCGTGCCGCGGGAGAGCTTCCCACCCACTACAGTGGGGCCACACTCACTGACCCCGGAGACACGGACTGGTCCCCACCGGCCTCCCCTCCAGGGCGGGGCCCTGACCTGCCTGTCACTCCCAGTAACAAGGAACCAGTGCAGAAGCACCCTCCTGACTGTCAGTACGAGTCAGACACCAACTCTGATTCTGATGAAGGGTCTTTATTTACTCTAAGTTCAACAAGTTCTGAGGACACAAGACATGTGTCTGAAAAAGAGGCACATGGCGAGGGGAGCTGTAGGGCCAGCAAGACCCTGGAGGACGAGGACTCAGGAGAGAGGACAGACAACGTCACTTACCAAAATATTCTGGGGAAAGAAGATTCCTGTGAGAATCAGGAAGATCGTTTTGAAAAAACTCTCACTTCCGGTCCAGACTCTGGTTTGTGGGAGACCCGTCTGGAAAGTGCCTCTACCACCGGTAGATCTGAGGATCCACTGACTTTGCCTGGGTCCCTGAGCAGTAGCCCTTGTAGTGATGAGATCCCAGGCGTGTCTGTTTATGATTACATCGCAGCTCTTCAGTCCGAGCCGGTGGAATGGCACTGTTCACTCAGAGACTTAGAGTTTTCAAATGGGGATATTGTACCACAGACACCACCACATTCTGCCGAAGTTTCCTCGGATTCTGATGAGAGTTCCTGTCCTGACGGGGACGCCGACATTTGTAAATAA